The stretch of DNA AAGACTCCCATGAATACACCGAGGTATCTATACTGAGTGAAAAGGAAAGAAGTAGCACCTGAAAACAAAAACCATCATATTGAACTAATAAGAGTTGTGTACATGTTCATTTCATTTGATTCTCAGTAAAATCTTGTATGTAATCAAACAAGTTCTAATGCAACTAGatactatattagaatgaaatAACAAACAAACTAGAAAAAAGTGTTTCCTTATTGATCATTCTGTGTAATCATTTTACATAAACCATGTTAATGGGTACCATTAAAATCTTGGATTTAGTCTGAACTATCTGGAACCAAATGGGATTTGAAGCCCCAAAATTCACACATGGAAGATGGTGGTTACAAGGGCTTTTACTGAAGAGTAATATTTCAGATACtgtattaaaacaaaattaataattatttataattgtaaAACAAAATTTGACCAGATGAGAGCATAAACACAACAGAAAATAGATTAATACCAAATCTATATATGTTCATTGCAAaggaaacaacacaaaaattaaAGCGAAGAGGTCAAAATTAGCACAAACACTTAGTGAacaaaagttatatatatacatacatacatgcaTAAAACTATAGTCATCAAACAAAATATGAAGCCAAagtgatagagagagagagagagtaccaACAGAAATAGCATTCTGAATTTCAGCACACTTAATGGAAACCTCATGATTATCAATACcctcttcttgatcttcttCAATAAGCCTATCTTTATAGCCATTATGTTCATTACCAAAGGCAGTAGAGACTTTGACCTTTGACACCAAAAACCACTGAAGCAGAGCAAACCCAATTCCAACTAAGGCAGATAAAGGTATCACAATCTGTGTCAGGCCTTCACTAAGCAAACCCATTTTCCCAAACAAGATTTTGGCCAAGAACAACAAACAGATTATATTATACACTTACACAGACAGAGAAGGtagttatattatatacacaagAAAGATATACTTAACACGTTAGTGTCAAAGACTAATTACTATTTATAACTAATAATAACTATTCCAATTCTTATATTGTGTGTTTTACAATTGACTTACTTAAAATAAAGTAACACTTTTATCTTTATTTATGAATAGAGATTTTTTACATTTGTTTTGTGCTCAATGAGAATTCAATTTTGAATTCCTTTTTAGTATTTAAATTAAGTTAGTGGATTTGGATTGTTTTCTTTTGCATGGCCATTTGGAATTAATATGAAACTAGTAGGTTTGAAAGTCAGGTTGGACTTGGGCAAGAttcttataatatataaataaatataatattaagagTGTATTAGCTTATTGTAGTTacgataattttttttctaaatttttaaacttttttgaaaattttataataCCAACAACCGAGtttctaatatattttaatttaacacgagtgtttaaaaaaattcatcgtaaactatataaattttttaaaaattaaaaaaaaattataattataattaataccgtcataaattataaatatagggatatgattttgtctcgttattgtactttcacggattgtaatctgTGATGTACGACAACCGTCAGATGAGAGAATTATTTGATCtaacggctgagattgatctaggggtaattagagttaaaaagtaaaaacgtacccgacactcatttaatgtaccctgagacccattTAATGTACCgcagaatacattccgtgaaagtacatcacggacaaaatcatatccctataaatatatacatttttaaagATGTAGGTTGAGAAATAAGTTGAAATAATAAATTGTAAATTAGCACTAGTTTGGATTTTTATTAAACTGGTTGTTTTGATTAGCTGGTATTTGTATATTTCAGGGGGTACAGTCCTTATCTTTAACCATTGGGCTGTCCCATATATTCAGTTCATTAATGGTATGAGAAGTTGATCTAAAAGTAAAGAAAAATCTAATGAATTACTTTATCATATTTAATCAATAAgctaatattacaaaataataataataataataacaaagaagaaaatataTTGGCTTCTAGAATCGGTTCTAAAATGATCTACGAAAAAAGTGTTAAGTACATAGAACAACTGAACCAATCATATCTAGAGTCTAGAccattcaaatttttattttttaacatcaTAGTAATAATTATAGTTTTATTAAGGAATATGGGAAATATTCATTTCAATTTTCATAGTTGTTAATAAATTAATCATGACATAAACTCACATACGTGTCTTCAAAATTATAATGGGCTAAGGAACTGACATTGTcttataacaacaaaaaattgaATTACTAGTGTGGGCAACAAGTTTTTCTTAccaatttttaaacaaaaaaaatcatatttttatttatcaatttcaGAATTGACCACCACCTTTGTGGTTGTGAAAacaaatcttttttttaatgatatattaaatggaaatagcTTTAACCtattagataaataaatatagcTTTTCTTAGACCAGACTCTATTTCTTTGAAAGGAAAAAAGGGTCATTAGGTTGAGTCAtgatgaaataataataaaatggttAAACAAATCCCAACATGTTCAAAATATATAGTagactttttattattatatgaatCCAAGCCTTTTTTAACAACTTGAGAGGTttcttattatcattattaattatttttaaaaatatatacataatgatAAAAAAGTAAAGAATTGTGTAATCAATTACACAAAATGGGTATTAGgggaaaaaaaaatggaaactaccaattttcttttttaaagtttGAGATTGTGACAAATCATAATGTGATCTTGAATTAATTCATATAAAACATAATTAAGAATAAACATTTGTTGAAGAAAAAGTAGACTTTAAAACATAGACTagatctagagagagagagagagagagagtcaacATTATCTTTTTATTTGGTTATTTAACTTATTTCATATGActatacaaacaaaaaaaaaaactaattttaatatgATAATATTAATGCAATGCAATGGAGGCTTGTGTTATGGTTTCGTAATTCTTAAGTTAACACAGCTTGCTTGCATGTAATCTAGTCAGCTTCAAATCCAATCCTTAATTACAAAAGTGAAATCACTTTTTAATTGAACATGTTATTTAAAGGTGCAACAAACCTCTAATTAATTCCTCTTATCTTAAGATTGATTAATCAAATAtcctataataattaaaaaaaaaatcatttaaaataatctgGTCTAAGAGATTTGAATTGAATATAAATCATAAATTGTTTATTGGTGGACGTacgaattaaaatatatttacttctaaatatatttcttcaattaatatttagaattgttttcATCAAAATTGAATAAAGCTCAAAAGTTTAGTATAATCCTTTGCCATCtcgttagtaattttttttttccttcagaAAATGCTAAACTAATGACAAAATTTATTGAtatcaattaataaattttttcaatCCACATGAAAAGAATTAAGAAAAAAGTAACCAAAACACGAAACAATGAACTTTGCTTACGCACTTTATCCTAAACTTTTTGCTTTTGTCTATATATCAAAAGAGCGatgatatatgtatacataGATTATTACACCGAAAGATTATATATTAACATAGTATAAAAACTATCACGTGAATTATTATGTGTAATCTTTCGATGTAATTTGTTAATGGAATTAAAATACTTTGTTCCTTTTGATCTGATTTGTTTTACCTTTCTAATCTCAATGTCGAATTGTTTTTTGTGAGTATTTCTTTTTTTCACCTAATATGGTATTTTAACTTTTTACTTTTGAAATTGTAGgttttcattttttctttttttttaaaaaattagtagaATTAATTTAGTTAATTTGTAGTAAAACTTCTTGTCAAAAAAAATGTAGTAAAACAATTTGGATGTATATCTTTTCGCCACTTTTATGATTTTCgctttaaaaaattaagaaaaaaaaatcaaattatttattatattttaaatatatttttaagttttttttttttttttgaaagaaatatatattttttaagttgaactaatttttctaattaaaaatcaaatcaatttttagataaaaaaaaataaattataatttagatcAATGTATTGTTTCCCTAATCAACACTTACTGAACTTAAGTAAGTAGGTACTATGCCACAAATAtccattaaaaatataatatttgtaCAAATCTTCAGCCTAGAATTTAACTTAAACCTATATAGAACATCTCTGTTGATCAAAATGGAagaaacaaaatacaaaaagaCTACAAAGATTGAAGTTAAATTACTTTTTGGATGAACCAAAACCCCCAAATCCCATCATAGCTGCAACATCAGGATCCATTTCAGGCTCCTCTTCTGCTGCCTTCTCTTTCTGAAAACCAAGGAATAGACAAACAATATGGGAAGATGAGAATCATTTGGTGGCTTCCATATAAGAAATCACAATATGATACATTTATCTGGGTTGCTATTTGGGAAACTCCACAAAACATCCTCATAACACCCCTACAAAGCTTATTTATTTTCCCTATTTTTGTCTCTCACAAAATTATCCCCCAACCCACTTCAAATGACATAACTTAACACCAAAAATATGACAATACTTCATGGAATTCAAAATACATCAAAAGAAATTACTTTTGTGTTGAGATGGCGAACTTCTACTTAAAATCTACGAATTAAGATTTTTGGTTTGAACCTGAATCTGACCAAGTTTGGATTAGGTTCTGACTTGGTTGTCTCTGACTAGGTTTTCACCAAGTTTGAAATAGGCGTTTTTTACCCCTGTTGTTTTGTCCCCGCTTGGTTCAAACATGGTTCGAATCAGGTCAAAAACAGGTTCAAATAAAAGTTCGTCGTCTCagcttaaaattaaattttttgatgAGTTTCATGATTTGAAAGAATGAGAGGAATTGTGTATTTCAAATTCGATGAAATATTTCCAtttcaaagaagaaaaaagagaatcCATGAagtattttcatgtttttggtgTTAAGTTATATCTTAGAGGTAGTTATGTCACTTTAAGTGGGTTAGAGACTTAGAGGGGATAGGCTTAGTATTATGGCTGTTAGGGAGAATATTTTGTGGAGTTTTCAAGCTACTTTTTGCTTCAATTCACATCCTTAGCACTAATGGCTCCTACTCAACACTATATTGTTTATTAACAAGCTATTAATGACAGTGACAccttattgttttcttttttgacATTGAGGGAGGGATATTTGAACTTGGGACCTCCTTTTTATGAGGTCTAGTACTATTAGACTATGCCTATGACAACTTTGATACCCTATCTTCTAAAGGCTTCAGGCCATGATGCTTCATGTAACTAATACACAGAGCAAATGAATTGAACATTATATGCATTTTCAACCCCCCTAACTTTCATGAGTTTTACTTCTAATGCTCTTATACTATAAACACCAATTAAATTAGTGACGCTaacctttttctcttttttcttttctctacgTTGGCGCTTCCGCTCCTCCTCTTCCTGCTGCTGCTTTAGAATCCGCTCATCAAGATCTAAGGAAGAAGAATAATCAAATATCCATCTTAGAGCCTTAATATCAATTAACATGACGTAAGTTTCTAAAGAAAATGAATCTTTTTATTCTGTCACACCTTGTTCTGAGAAGGTCCCAGGGACTCTCCTCTTCTTCAGAACTTCAAATCGATCTTGGACCTGCAAAGTATCCAAAATTCAGAACTTCACACAAAAATAACAGATTTCTAGCAATTTTCTCTCATATTTACAATATAACAAGAACCATCTATCAATCTCCATATCTACATAAAACGACGTCAAAATATATCAATCTCCATATTATATACCTGTTGAAGTGAAGCACGTTCTACCCGCATGGACATACCTAAAGCTCTTTGATCTATAGAATAatgaaaacataaaatattaccaaaaataagaagaaaaaaaatagatttaggACAACAACAACTTGGATGACCACATACGCTTCTTTCCATTGATATGATCCAGGTAGTTTGCAGAATCTTTTACAACACATTCACAAACTGAACAAAAATATCCAGCCTGCAAAATCACACACAAACACAATGAACAAACAGAGAAACTAAGCAATCACAGCAGATATCACAAAGAAACTCAGTTTAAACAAATGGTACAATAAGCATAGTTCCTTCTTGCTTATGTTTAGTGAATCAAATGACCTTCTTTCCCTCCCACAAGAATTACATCATGTATGCTAATCTATATTATATCAGAAATCAACTACTTCACTCATCATAAACAGAGATGTATACTCATTTTCACctttaaaaatcaccaaaatcaTGGTGGTGGTTTATTTAACATAATGTGGAAAAAGTGAAAACTAAGTACAACTAAGACAACACGGTGATGGATGATACTTCCAAATTCTGAGACTACCTCAAGATTTAAGGAGCACTAAAACACcatattaaatttaaaggttTCTATGAAGCAAAAAAATGAGCCGGAAGAACTACAAATAGAAACTAAATCAATAGAGCAATTAAACGGAATAGTATTCAAACTGGACAGATAACTAGGTGAAAAAAATCTACCTGTTGGCTGAGAGGCGCAATAGGGGTAACAACCTGCAAGAAACATAATTAAAtggtaaataataattaaaacaatgaaACCCAAAATATAACTTTGTAGCaaatagaaaatatattagCCCAAAAACAATGCAAAGTACAGTTAAAATATCGACACAAAATTGATCATATACAAAAAGTACATGTAATTATATGCAAACAAACATTTCAGTTTATAGCATGCCACAAACTCCTAATTAACACACGATAGCATCCAAAGGGTTAGattattaaccaaaaaaaaaggaACAACTTAAATTCACATGAATCGGCTAACATCTGTGATAGTACACCAAGAGACAACATCACTCCATTAACCTATGTCCATTGGTGGAAGCGGAACTAACTGTATGAGGGGGAGCccccaattttttctttttttaaaaagaaaaaattaataatacctgtgtatatatgtttgaaattaataagttaactTATTATTAAATACTTTGTTAATAGTTGTTATTTGCCCCCATCTATTATTGGTTTCAAGTTCCGCCACTGACTATGTCTTCCCCTACCACAAAAACATCACATCTTATGCCTGAACATTGACCTCAAAGTATTCAAGACAACTTCAATGGATGGTGTTTTAGTTTTTCCAACTAGGTATTACGAAATAGAATCCAGTAGAAACTTTACAACATTCATCACTGATCTCATCCAAAGCCACCTTGCCGAGA from Cannabis sativa cultivar Pink pepper isolate KNU-18-1 chromosome 2, ASM2916894v1, whole genome shotgun sequence encodes:
- the LOC115721382 gene encoding uncharacterized protein LOC115721382 isoform X2, whose amino-acid sequence is MLIAAKGPPVQRKPLKHRDYEVDLESRLGKTQVVTPIAPLSQQAGYFCSVCECVVKDSANYLDHINGKKHQRALGMSMRVERASLQQVQDRFEVLKKRRVPGTFSEQDLDERILKQQQEEEERKRQRREKKKEKKKEKAAEEEPEMDPDVAAMMGFGGFGSSKK
- the LOC115721382 gene encoding uncharacterized protein LOC115721382 isoform X1, with translation MAQASNNGGVGGVDNTFRKKFDREEYLEKAREREKQEVEGKSKSKSKGPPVQRKPLKHRDYEVDLESRLGKTQVVTPIAPLSQQAGYFCSVCECVVKDSANYLDHINGKKHQRALGMSMRVERASLQQVQDRFEVLKKRRVPGTFSEQDLDERILKQQQEEEERKRQRREKKKEKKKEKAAEEEPEMDPDVAAMMGFGGFGSSKK